A stretch of Mastomys coucha isolate ucsf_1 unplaced genomic scaffold, UCSF_Mcou_1 pScaffold1, whole genome shotgun sequence DNA encodes these proteins:
- the Ppfia4 gene encoding liprin-alpha-4 isoform X2 yields MCEVMPTINEGDPLGPPHGADADANFEQLMVNMLDEREKLLESLRESQETLVATQSRLQDALHERDQLQRHLNSALPQEFATLTRELSMCREQLLEREEEISELKAERNNTRLLLEHLECLVSRHERSLRMTVVKRQAQSPSGVSSEVEVLKALKSLFEHHKALDEKVRERLRAALERVTTLEEQLAGAHQQVSALQQGAGIRDGVAEEEGTVDLGPKRLWKDDTGRVEELQGLLEKQNYELSQARERLVTLSATVTELEEDLGTARRDLIKSEELSSKHQRDLREALAQKEDMEERITTLEKRYLAAQREATSIHDLNDKLENELANKESLHRQCEEKARHLQELLEVAEQKLQQTMRKAETLPEVEAELSQRIAALTKAEERHGNIEEHLRQLEGQLEEKNQELARVRQREKMNEDHNKRLSDTVDRLLSESNERLQLHLKERMAALEEKGRLSEEIEKLRQEVDQLKGRGGPFVDGIHSRSHVGSAADVRFSLSTATHVPPGLHRRYSALRDESAKDWKPSPLPGVLATATTTPAFDSDPEISDVDEDEPGGLVGTQVDVISPGGHSDAQTLAMMLQEQLDAINQEIRMIQEEKESTELRAEEIETRVTSGSMEALNLTQLRKRGSIPTSLTALSLASASPPLSGRSTPKLTSRSAAQDLDRMGVMTLPSDLRKHRRKLLSPVSREENREDKATIKCETSPPSSPRTLRLEKLGHPALSQEESKSALEGQDSNPSSSNSSQDSLHKGAKRKGIKSSIGRLFGKKEKGRLIQLSRDATGHVLLTDSELSLQEPMVPAKLGTQAEKDRRLKKKHQLLEDARRKGMPFAQWDGPTVVSWLELWVGMPAWYVAACRANVKSGAIMSALSDTEIQREIGISNALHRLKLRLAIQEMVSLTSPSAPPTSRTSSGNVWVTHEEMETLATSTKTTLAYGDMNHEWIGNEWLPSLGLPQYRSYFMECLVDARMLDHLTKKDLRVHLKMVDSFHRTSLQYGIMCLKRLNYDRKELEKRREESQHEIKDVLVWTNDQVVHWVQSIGLRDYAGNLHESGVHGALLALDENFDHNTLALVLQIPTQNTQARQVMEREFNNLLALGTDRKLDDGEEKVFRRAPSWRKRFRPRDHHSGGMLGTSAETLPAGFRVSTLGPLQPPPAPPKKIMPEAHSHYLYGHMLSAFRD; encoded by the exons GAATTTGCCACTTTAACTCGGGAGCTAAGCATGTGCCGGGAGCAACTTCTGGAGCGGGAGGAAGAGATATCTGAGCTGAAAGCAGAACGGAATAACACAAGG TTGCTTCTGGAACATCTGGAATGCCTTGTGTCCCGCCATGAGCGGTCTTTGCGGATGACAGTGGTAAAACGGCAGGCCCAGTCACCTTCAGGTGTCTCCAGTGAGGTGGAGGTGCTGAAGGCCCTCAAGTCCTTATTTGAGCACCACAAGGCCCTGGATGAGAAG GTTCGAGAGCGACTCCGGGCAGCTCTAGAGCGTGTTACTACCTTGGAGGAGCAGTTGGCAGGAGCTCATCAGCAG GTATCTGCCCTGCAGCAGGGGGCAGGAATTCGGGATGGAGTGGCAGAAGAGGAAGGGACTGTGGATCTGGGACCAAAACGCCTGTGGAAG GATGACACTGGCCGGGTGGAAGAGCTACAAGGACTCTTGGAGAAGCAAAACTATGAGTTGAGCCAGGCCCGAGAGCGGCTGGTCACTCTGAGTGCCACCGTGACTGAGCTTGAGGAGGACCTGGGCACAGCCCGCAGAGACCTCATCAAGTCAGAAGAGCTGAGCAGCAAGCATCAGCGGGACCTCCGAGAG GCTCTGGCGCAGAAGGAGGACATGGAAGAGCGAATCACCACACTGGAGAAGCGCTACTTGGCTGCTCAGCGAGAGGCCACTTCCATCCATGACCTCAATGACAAACTGGAGAATGAGCTGGCCAACAAGGAGTCCCTGCACCGCCAG TGCGAGGAGAAAGCCCGACATCTGCAGGAGCTGCTGGAAGTGGCAGAGCAGAAGCTACAGCAGACCATGCGCAAGGCAGAGACTCTGCCAGAGGTGGAGGCTGAGCTGTCTCAGAGAATTGCCGCCCTCACCAAG GCTGAGGAACGTCATGGCAACATTGAGGAACATCTACGGCAGCTGGAAGGGCAGCTGGAGGAGAAGAACCAGGAGCTGGCAAGG GTGCGCCAGCGGGAGAAGATGAACGAAGACCACAACAAGCGGCTGTCAGACACCGTGGACCGGTTGCTTAGTGAGTCCAACGAGCGCCTACAGCTCCACCTCAAGGAGCGAATGGCCGCCCTGGAGGAGAAG GGCCGTCTGTCTGAAGAGATTGAGAAGCTGCGCCAAGAGGTGGACCAGCTGAAGGGTCGAGGGGGGCCGTTTGTGGATGGCATCCACTCCAG GTCACACGTGGGCAGTGCAGCAGATGTGCGGTTCTCACTGAGTACAGCCACGCACGTGCCCCCAGGTCTGCATCGCCGCTATTCGGCGCTGAGGGATGAGTCGGCCAAG GACTGGAAGCCATCTCCATTGCCAGGGGTGTtggccactgccaccaccacgcCTGCCTTTGACAGTGACCCTGAGATCTCGGATGTGGACGAGGATGAGCCTGGGGGCTTGGTGGGCACTCAGGTTGATGTCATCTCACCTGGTGGCCATTCGGATGCTCAGACCCTGGCCATGATGCTGCAGGAGCAGCTGGATGCCATCAACCAGGAGATCAG GATGatccaggaggagaaggagtcCACTGAGCTTCGTGCTGAGGAGATTGAGACCCGCGTGACCAGCGGCAGCATGGAGGCCCTCAATCTGACCCAGCTGCGCAAGCGCGGCTCTATCCCCACCTCTCTGACCGCCCTGTCCCTGGCCAGTGCGTCTCCACCGCTCAGTGGCCGCTCCACACCCAAGCTCACTTCCCGAAGCGCTGCCCAGGATCTGGACCGAATGGGGGTCATGACCCTG ccCAGCGACTTAAGAAAGCATAGGAGGAAGCTGCTG TCGCCAGTGTCTCGGGAAGAGAACCGAGAGGATAAAGCCACCATAAAATGTGAgacttctcctccttcctcacccAGGACGCTGCGGCTAGAGAAGCTTGGCCACCCAGCCCTGAgtcaagaagaaagcaagag TGCCTTGGAGGGTCAGGACAGCAaccccagcagcagcaacagcagccagGACTCCCTGCACAAGGGCGCCAAGCGCAAGGGCATCAAGTCATCCATCGGCCGCCTGtttgggaagaaggagaagggcagGCTGATTCAGCTGAGTCGGGATGCCACGGGCCATG TTCTGCTCACAGACTCGGAGCTCAGTCTGCAGGAACCAATGGTACCTGCCAAGTTGGGGACCCAGGCAGAGAAGGACCGGCGACTGAAAAAGAA ACACCAGCTGCTTGAAGATGCTCGCCGAAAAGGAATGCCCTTTGCCCAATGGGATGGCCCCACGGTGGTCTCCTGGCTGGAG CTCTGGGTGGGGATGCCTGCCTGGTATGTGGCAGCCTGTCGGGCCAATGTCAAGAGTGGCGCCATCATGTCAGCTCTGTCGGACACCGAGATCCAGCGGGAGATCGGCATCAGCAATGCTCTGCACAGGCTCAAGCTCCGCCTGGCCATCCAGGAGATGGTGTCCCTGACAAGCCCCTCAGCTCCCCCTACCTCCAGGACG TCTTCAGGGAATGTCTGGGTGACCCACGAAGAGATGGAAACCCTGGCAACATCTACCAAAACA ACCCTGGCCTATGGAGACATGAATCACGAATGGATTGGAAATGAATGGCTGCCCAGCCTGGGGCTCCCCCAGTACCGCAGTTACTTCATGGAGTGCCTGGTGGATGCACGCATGCTGGATCACCTCACCAAGAAGGACCTGCGTGTCCACCTCAAGATGGTGGACAGTTTCCATAG AACCAGCCTTCAGTATGGCATCATGTGTCTGAAGAGGCTGAATTATGACCggaaggagctggagaagaggCGGGAAGAGAGCCAGCATGAGATCAAGG aTGTGCTGGTCTGGACCAACGACCAGGTGGTTCACTGGGTCCAGTCTATAGGGCTAAGAGACTATGCGGGAAACCTGCATGAGAGTGGCGTGCATGGTGCCCTGCTGGCTCTGGATGAGAACTTCGACCACAACACACTGGCCTTGGTTCTGCAGATCCCCACACAGAACACCCAG GCCCGCCAAGTGATGGAGAGAGAGTTCAATAACCTGTTGGCCTTGGGCACAGACAGGAAATTGGATGAC GGGGAAGAGAAGGTGTTCCGCCGAGCACCCTCCTGGAGGAAACGCTTCCGGCCTCGGGATCACCACAGTGGTGGCATGTTGGGCACCTCAGCGGAGACCCTCCCGGCGGGCTTCCGCGTGTCCACGCTGGGTCCGCTGCAGCCTCCACCTGCCCCGCCCAAGAAGATCATGCCGGAAG cTCACTCCCACTATCTCTACGGACACATGCTCTCCGCCTTCCGGGACTAG
- the Ppfia4 gene encoding liprin-alpha-4 isoform X1, with translation MCEVMPTINEGDPLGPPHGADADANFEQLMVNMLDEREKLLESLRESQETLVATQSRLQDALHERDQLQRHLNSALPQEFATLTRELSMCREQLLEREEEISELKAERNNTRLLLEHLECLVSRHERSLRMTVVKRQAQSPSGVSSEVEVLKALKSLFEHHKALDEKVRERLRAALERVTTLEEQLAGAHQQVSALQQGAGIRDGVAEEEGTVDLGPKRLWKDDTGRVEELQGLLEKQNYELSQARERLVTLSATVTELEEDLGTARRDLIKSEELSSKHQRDLREALAQKEDMEERITTLEKRYLAAQREATSIHDLNDKLENELANKESLHRQCEEKARHLQELLEVAEQKLQQTMRKAETLPEVEAELSQRIAALTKAEERHGNIEEHLRQLEGQLEEKNQELARVRQREKMNEDHNKRLSDTVDRLLSESNERLQLHLKERMAALEEKGRLSEEIEKLRQEVDQLKGRGGPFVDGIHSRSHVGSAADVRFSLSTATHVPPGLHRRYSALRDESAKDWKPSPLPGVLATATTTPAFDSDPEISDVDEDEPGGLVGTQVDVISPGGHSDAQTLAMMLQEQLDAINQEIRMIQEEKESTELRAEEIETRVTSGSMEALNLTQLRKRGSIPTSLTALSLASASPPLSGRSTPKLTSRSAAQDLDRMGVMTLPSDLRKHRRKLLSPVSREENREDKATIKCETSPPSSPRTLRLEKLGHPALSQEESKSALEGQDSNPSSSNSSQDSLHKGAKRKGIKSSIGRLFGKKEKGRLIQLSRDATGHVLLTDSELSLQEPMVPAKLGTQAEKDRRLKKKHQLLEDARRKGMPFAQWDGPTVVSWLELWVGMPAWYVAACRANVKSGAIMSALSDTEIQREIGISNALHRLKLRLAIQEMVSLTSPSAPPTSRTSSGNVWVTHEEMETLATSTKTDSDEGSWAQTLAYGDMNHEWIGNEWLPSLGLPQYRSYFMECLVDARMLDHLTKKDLRVHLKMVDSFHRTSLQYGIMCLKRLNYDRKELEKRREESQHEIKDVLVWTNDQVVHWVQSIGLRDYAGNLHESGVHGALLALDENFDHNTLALVLQIPTQNTQARQVMEREFNNLLALGTDRKLDDGEEKVFRRAPSWRKRFRPRDHHSGGMLGTSAETLPAGFRVSTLGPLQPPPAPPKKIMPEAHSHYLYGHMLSAFRD, from the exons GAATTTGCCACTTTAACTCGGGAGCTAAGCATGTGCCGGGAGCAACTTCTGGAGCGGGAGGAAGAGATATCTGAGCTGAAAGCAGAACGGAATAACACAAGG TTGCTTCTGGAACATCTGGAATGCCTTGTGTCCCGCCATGAGCGGTCTTTGCGGATGACAGTGGTAAAACGGCAGGCCCAGTCACCTTCAGGTGTCTCCAGTGAGGTGGAGGTGCTGAAGGCCCTCAAGTCCTTATTTGAGCACCACAAGGCCCTGGATGAGAAG GTTCGAGAGCGACTCCGGGCAGCTCTAGAGCGTGTTACTACCTTGGAGGAGCAGTTGGCAGGAGCTCATCAGCAG GTATCTGCCCTGCAGCAGGGGGCAGGAATTCGGGATGGAGTGGCAGAAGAGGAAGGGACTGTGGATCTGGGACCAAAACGCCTGTGGAAG GATGACACTGGCCGGGTGGAAGAGCTACAAGGACTCTTGGAGAAGCAAAACTATGAGTTGAGCCAGGCCCGAGAGCGGCTGGTCACTCTGAGTGCCACCGTGACTGAGCTTGAGGAGGACCTGGGCACAGCCCGCAGAGACCTCATCAAGTCAGAAGAGCTGAGCAGCAAGCATCAGCGGGACCTCCGAGAG GCTCTGGCGCAGAAGGAGGACATGGAAGAGCGAATCACCACACTGGAGAAGCGCTACTTGGCTGCTCAGCGAGAGGCCACTTCCATCCATGACCTCAATGACAAACTGGAGAATGAGCTGGCCAACAAGGAGTCCCTGCACCGCCAG TGCGAGGAGAAAGCCCGACATCTGCAGGAGCTGCTGGAAGTGGCAGAGCAGAAGCTACAGCAGACCATGCGCAAGGCAGAGACTCTGCCAGAGGTGGAGGCTGAGCTGTCTCAGAGAATTGCCGCCCTCACCAAG GCTGAGGAACGTCATGGCAACATTGAGGAACATCTACGGCAGCTGGAAGGGCAGCTGGAGGAGAAGAACCAGGAGCTGGCAAGG GTGCGCCAGCGGGAGAAGATGAACGAAGACCACAACAAGCGGCTGTCAGACACCGTGGACCGGTTGCTTAGTGAGTCCAACGAGCGCCTACAGCTCCACCTCAAGGAGCGAATGGCCGCCCTGGAGGAGAAG GGCCGTCTGTCTGAAGAGATTGAGAAGCTGCGCCAAGAGGTGGACCAGCTGAAGGGTCGAGGGGGGCCGTTTGTGGATGGCATCCACTCCAG GTCACACGTGGGCAGTGCAGCAGATGTGCGGTTCTCACTGAGTACAGCCACGCACGTGCCCCCAGGTCTGCATCGCCGCTATTCGGCGCTGAGGGATGAGTCGGCCAAG GACTGGAAGCCATCTCCATTGCCAGGGGTGTtggccactgccaccaccacgcCTGCCTTTGACAGTGACCCTGAGATCTCGGATGTGGACGAGGATGAGCCTGGGGGCTTGGTGGGCACTCAGGTTGATGTCATCTCACCTGGTGGCCATTCGGATGCTCAGACCCTGGCCATGATGCTGCAGGAGCAGCTGGATGCCATCAACCAGGAGATCAG GATGatccaggaggagaaggagtcCACTGAGCTTCGTGCTGAGGAGATTGAGACCCGCGTGACCAGCGGCAGCATGGAGGCCCTCAATCTGACCCAGCTGCGCAAGCGCGGCTCTATCCCCACCTCTCTGACCGCCCTGTCCCTGGCCAGTGCGTCTCCACCGCTCAGTGGCCGCTCCACACCCAAGCTCACTTCCCGAAGCGCTGCCCAGGATCTGGACCGAATGGGGGTCATGACCCTG ccCAGCGACTTAAGAAAGCATAGGAGGAAGCTGCTG TCGCCAGTGTCTCGGGAAGAGAACCGAGAGGATAAAGCCACCATAAAATGTGAgacttctcctccttcctcacccAGGACGCTGCGGCTAGAGAAGCTTGGCCACCCAGCCCTGAgtcaagaagaaagcaagag TGCCTTGGAGGGTCAGGACAGCAaccccagcagcagcaacagcagccagGACTCCCTGCACAAGGGCGCCAAGCGCAAGGGCATCAAGTCATCCATCGGCCGCCTGtttgggaagaaggagaagggcagGCTGATTCAGCTGAGTCGGGATGCCACGGGCCATG TTCTGCTCACAGACTCGGAGCTCAGTCTGCAGGAACCAATGGTACCTGCCAAGTTGGGGACCCAGGCAGAGAAGGACCGGCGACTGAAAAAGAA ACACCAGCTGCTTGAAGATGCTCGCCGAAAAGGAATGCCCTTTGCCCAATGGGATGGCCCCACGGTGGTCTCCTGGCTGGAG CTCTGGGTGGGGATGCCTGCCTGGTATGTGGCAGCCTGTCGGGCCAATGTCAAGAGTGGCGCCATCATGTCAGCTCTGTCGGACACCGAGATCCAGCGGGAGATCGGCATCAGCAATGCTCTGCACAGGCTCAAGCTCCGCCTGGCCATCCAGGAGATGGTGTCCCTGACAAGCCCCTCAGCTCCCCCTACCTCCAGGACG TCTTCAGGGAATGTCTGGGTGACCCACGAAGAGATGGAAACCCTGGCAACATCTACCAAAACA GACAGTGATGAGGGCAGCTGGGCCCAG ACCCTGGCCTATGGAGACATGAATCACGAATGGATTGGAAATGAATGGCTGCCCAGCCTGGGGCTCCCCCAGTACCGCAGTTACTTCATGGAGTGCCTGGTGGATGCACGCATGCTGGATCACCTCACCAAGAAGGACCTGCGTGTCCACCTCAAGATGGTGGACAGTTTCCATAG AACCAGCCTTCAGTATGGCATCATGTGTCTGAAGAGGCTGAATTATGACCggaaggagctggagaagaggCGGGAAGAGAGCCAGCATGAGATCAAGG aTGTGCTGGTCTGGACCAACGACCAGGTGGTTCACTGGGTCCAGTCTATAGGGCTAAGAGACTATGCGGGAAACCTGCATGAGAGTGGCGTGCATGGTGCCCTGCTGGCTCTGGATGAGAACTTCGACCACAACACACTGGCCTTGGTTCTGCAGATCCCCACACAGAACACCCAG GCCCGCCAAGTGATGGAGAGAGAGTTCAATAACCTGTTGGCCTTGGGCACAGACAGGAAATTGGATGAC GGGGAAGAGAAGGTGTTCCGCCGAGCACCCTCCTGGAGGAAACGCTTCCGGCCTCGGGATCACCACAGTGGTGGCATGTTGGGCACCTCAGCGGAGACCCTCCCGGCGGGCTTCCGCGTGTCCACGCTGGGTCCGCTGCAGCCTCCACCTGCCCCGCCCAAGAAGATCATGCCGGAAG cTCACTCCCACTATCTCTACGGACACATGCTCTCCGCCTTCCGGGACTAG